Below is a window of Conger conger chromosome 16, fConCon1.1, whole genome shotgun sequence DNA.
CAGGTTCAGCTGCAGGGATTTATCAGACCCTTGAACGGTCCCCTGGATCAATCCACATAATTAGTCAACTTTGACAGGGTCATTTACATGGCTCATGTTGTACATGTCATTTAagccatttattttacaataatataaaaatgtaattcagacTGGAACCATTGATGTCAGAGACTTCAGTCAAGGGTGTGACACCAGTCCCTGGAGATTACGAAATGGAGGGTTTTTTGGTGCTACTCGAGTTCCCTCACTGCTTCACCACACAGACCGCACTTCTCTGACATTAAGAGACAGCTGTGGTGTCTACAAGACACACTCCGTTACATGGCAGCCACATACATGCTAAAGAGGGAGTAAGGCGACACCCCAAGAACAGTGATGTCAAGCGAAGGTTCAGGTTAAAGAACAATAGGTTTTCATACAAGTACCAATTTGCAGGGTTCTGGGGGCGAAGGCCAAAGCTCTCCCTAATCTCCCCCCTCACGGAGAGCCCATGCTCCTCATACGCATGCAGGCggacctcctctctcccactccaccATCCGAATGGCACCACTTCAGACTCGGAATGCCAAGAGCATCTACCTGCTAATAGACCATTACAATCCAGCGAGTCCCCATTACACCCTCTCCAGCACTTCACAGGGCCAGCGTGGAGCTGAGGACGGCCGTTTCATCTCCGTCCCGTGCTCTCCTCGAGATCTGATGGCTTTGTGCACAAGTTGATtagttgattttctttttttggtttttttaaattaaagcaTCAAAAGGCTTATTTGCGCACAGCATTGCGCTGGCCTTCCCCCTTTTTCAGCAAGAGGTAATGGTTTTCCCGGCAGAAGTGCGGATGGTTGAGCTGAAGTCACTGCAGATGGTTTGGTTTCTCTGTGTCCCAAGTGGGGGGTGGCGGGAGGGGGGGTTCCACcaggagagaaaaaaattatgaaatggcAAAAGCTGTCAAAAGGACACCGAGTCACAACGGTGCAACCTGAGGGAACATAATCGCAGGGAAGGAGCTTGACAGATATCCTTGTCGTTTTATTAGTCAGCCGTCCATGGGGAGTCCAAACGGAAGGCGAGGTCCATGAGCGTCATTATTCCACGCATTCAGCTAGAAATGCCCGTTTAGTCACGGTCGGCTGTTTATTTACAGTTCGTATGTTTATCTCCCTTTTCCCCCTCCCGCCTGTTCTTCCCCACAGCTGGCTTTGGGACAGGAAGACCATTCCTCCAGCCACAAAGGGGGCAGCGGCGAGCAGCCAAAGTCGGTGGGCGTCCTGGAGGGGCAGGGCCTCTCGCCTCTGGGCCGCTGGATGCTGCAGACCAGGAGCCGTGCGGCCAACGCCACGGGGCTGGAGCTGCCGTACCggccccccgcgccccccctgcctctctccaaGCAGGACTTCTGGGACACGCTGGGAGGAGACTCGCGGCCGGACGGCGGCGGAGGCACCTCGCGCTCCAAGCGCCACCCCATCGTCAAGACCGGGAAGTTCAAGAAGATGTTCGGCTGGGGCGACTTCTACTCCAACATCAAGACGGTGCGGCTCAACCTGCTGATCACCGGGAAGATCGTGGACCACGGCAACGGCACCTTCAGCGTCTACTTCCGCCACAACTCCACGGGCCAGGGGAACATCTCCGTCAGCCTGGTGCCGCCCGTCAAAGCGGTGGAGTTCGACCTGGAGCGGCAGAGCGTGGTCTACCCCAAGGACTCGAAGATTTTCAACTGCCGGGTGGACTACGAGAAGGTAGACCGCAACAAGAAGACCTCGCTGTGCAACTACGACCCGTCCAAGACCTGCTTCCAGGAGCAGACCCAAAGCCACGTCTCCTGGATCTGCTCCAAGCCCTTCAAGGTCATCTGCATCTACATCTCCTTCTACAGCACGGACTACCGCCTGGTCCAGAAGGTCTGCCCCGACTACAACTACCACAACGAGATGCCCTACCTGCCCTCGGGGTAGGCGCAGAGACCGGGTGTTGAGGGGATGGGGGCAGAGGGcactggagggggtgggggtaatcACAGGCCTGGGAACTGTGCTCTAACACCAGCCTGTGACTGTTGTTCCCCACACAATCAAACAATTTACCCTTTCGGAAGTGGAATAAACTGCAATATATTAACAGATCTTACAGACATAAAATCTGAATAATATTGCAACAATATTATATTGCCTTCACAATATACAGCAAATAtaagtaaatgtaaaagtatagAAAATATAGCAACTATTGCCATATTcagatgaaaatattttttgaaaatatattgcatagatattgaaataatatataatgctggtttccacacacacgcacagtcatagacacacacaagcacacagacacacacacttaatttCCTGCTCAGCCCAAACATCAACAGCCAGTTTCGAATAGCAAATTGCTTTAGAATTCTCTGCTCATAATTCCCTTGGGTTTATTGCCTTATGCTTACTGTTTATGAACTAGCATTGTGCAGGTTTAACATTCCGATTGGAATTTGAATACActgaaaatacatcaaaataaaatatgtcacgATATTGCAACACTTCTGAATATATgcatcaaatatataaatatgaaaattgcCACTTTCAGATATTGCAAGATCACTGCTGTGGAATAATGTCACCATTTCCCAAAAAAGTCCACACATTTATAATATATTACAGGATGTTCCATTTTTCTGAAGGagttttgaatgttttggctGGATACAGGTGTGCTATAAACTACAGCCTAGCGCTACACAGGGACATTTCCATATCTGATATTCCAGACGCgttcctgtttttttgttttatttttccaactaAATTGAAATCTCTCCTTT
It encodes the following:
- the LOC133114139 gene encoding neurexophilin-1-like, which translates into the protein MVFPAEVRMVELKSLQMLALGQEDHSSSHKGGSGEQPKSVGVLEGQGLSPLGRWMLQTRSRAANATGLELPYRPPAPPLPLSKQDFWDTLGGDSRPDGGGGTSRSKRHPIVKTGKFKKMFGWGDFYSNIKTVRLNLLITGKIVDHGNGTFSVYFRHNSTGQGNISVSLVPPVKAVEFDLERQSVVYPKDSKIFNCRVDYEKVDRNKKTSLCNYDPSKTCFQEQTQSHVSWICSKPFKVICIYISFYSTDYRLVQKVCPDYNYHNEMPYLPSG